The Chaetodon auriga isolate fChaAug3 chromosome 2, fChaAug3.hap1, whole genome shotgun sequence genome segment CCCTGCGATGATGCCATGGCTCTCATGACTGATCCCAAGTTCATCATTTGGAGTCCTGTGAGGAGGAACGACGTCTCCTGGAACTTCGAGAAGTTCCTCGTGGGTCCTGATGGGGAACCCTATAAGCGCTACAGCAGACATTTCCTCACCATTGACATTGAGGCAGATATTAAAGAGCTTCTGAAGAGGGTGAAGTAGATTGTGCTATGACACGCTCTTGGTAGCTGTTCAATATATCAGTTATGTCAGCCTGGACAGAGAGATTAATCAGTACCCATCTGTTTGGGGTATTTTATCATGTtgtcacacattcacagtttaaGTAACTTGCTACACTCCTAAGTTTGTGATATTTTCAGTGCAGTACACTATGGTTGTTCAGCGTATTTACTCAATGAAGACACTCTTTGAAACCTTATTGTGAGAGGAGTTTCTGATGAAGCTGTAAAAGACTGACTCTTCCACTGTGTACAACTCATATCACATCCTCAATGGgtagaaacaaataaacatttaatatCATATGAATTGTGACTGTCATTTGTGGACAATGtatacaaacacatgaatggCCTTCAGAATATTATTGggtatctgaaaaaaaaatataagtCTGCTTTGAGGTATTTCTTCAAATGTGAAGGTACTGGTGGAGGTATTAAtagtgttagtgtgtgtgtgtgtgggggggggcaaACAAAACGGAACAGTCATATTTGCCTATGTTATTATGAGGAcagatttaaatgttttcaattatCTACCTGAATAGCAGTGATGCAAAGTAACTCAACACATCGAGTCCTGTATTTAAACACATATTTGAGGTCCATTTCTGAACAATAATAAATGCGATTTATTGTTTCACTGTAAGATGAAGGGGGAGACGCACAAGCTAGCAGAGTATGAGGTGGTTAAGGTAGCTCTACCTTTAGCTGCTGCAACATTTAAGGGCtgtttacacattaatgcatcaatagtAATAATACGATCCGTATTGTGAAAGTGGTCTTTCCGCATAATATGAACTTTTACATCTGGGCCTTTAATTATAAGTCGAAAGTAAGTAAAAAATATGgtatgcaggatttttacttataacacagtatttctacactgtgatattggtacttttactagTAGTAGAAAGTCTGagcacttcctccaccactgccgAATAGTAACGCATGCTAACTTACGTCTGAGCATGACGTTTAATTTAGTTTACTTgcataataatgaaaatacagacaAATTCAATAGAAAAAATAAGAAGTACGGTTCAGGAGAGGAAGTAAGCCTAAACAACATTCGCAGTCCCCCCGTTacttaaacaaataaaagaaatgtaattgttattcaatgaaaatgaaaaaaacaaataaacaagattttttttgtacattacAGTGATAGGTCAAATGTAATACTGAAAATCAGTTAATGATTTGAATTAATGGCTTTTCGATATAAAACAGGAACAGCGACGCTTGACCGTCTACGCTGTGCTTCCCGGATGAACACCAGGGGGACTGTCCTTGATTGAACGCTACGCTAGGCTGAGACTCGTCCAACATGGCTGGCCAGGAAGATCCAGTGCAAAGAGAGATTCACCAAGACTGGGCTAATCGAGAGTACATAGAAGTAATTACGagcagcattaaaaaaatcGCCGACTTTCTAAACTCGTTCGGTAAGCTTTTAAAACCAATTCTACGGATAAGATCATCGCTAATGTGGATACTTTGCGTCGTTAGCTAGTTCAGCTAGCTGCCCTGCTGTTCCTAGcattgatgttgatgttttcaatgGCCACTCCCAGCTATCAATTAGCTTTATCGTTAGCTGTGAGCTTGTTGCTCCTTCCTCACCGAAATACCATGGCAGTTTGGTGTCGAGTTACTGtacattttgtttcacttgttAACTAATGTTAGCAGCCTAACGAGTGTCAGTACGTTGCCTCAAAAGACAATTGATAGACAGCTAGCAAGCCAATGGATGTTAGGCCGTCGCCGCAGCAAACGCTTGTCTGCTCGGCTGTCATTAATGTTacaccaacagcagcatcacCCCTGAAGCTGAACGATGTTTTCTCAACCGTAATTATCAGTAACAGTGGCGTTTGATTTTGTCGATCTAACGTCGTTGTGACTGACAGAATCGACTAGCAACGCCCCTCATAATGAAATATCATGACTGTCGACGGTAACATGCTAAAAACAGTCCATCATCCTCAGATATGTCGTGTCGATCCCGCTTGGCCACTCTCAATGAGAAGCTGACGGCGTTGGAGAGGAGGATTGAATATATTGAAGCGAGAGTAAGTAAACTGCAGTTTAATTTAAACAAACCAATggtgttttgtatttgtatgttaCAAATTATATAACCATTACATAAATATACTGTACGTGTTATTCCAGGTGACAAAAGGAGAGACCTTGACCTAGAACTCATCATGGAGATTGAAAGCATCCCTGAGCTACCTACCCACCCTGACTTTTTTGGAAAAAAGTGTAATGGATTCCACCCTCCTTTTTTTGGGACCTTGTGGACCATTTTTATATTATATGGCtgagttttgtgttgttttatctCATGACATATTTGTATAGAAGATATGGGACGGTCTTGGGTGTCAGTGACTCAAGCATCATCGATGTTACAAAGCAAAAATAACCTTATGTATTGGTTTTAAAACATATTGTGGAGCTCAATTATGGATCTGATATCAGCACAACTTGTTGACCATCTTTGTTGTATGCAGTGTCATTACCACTTCAGAAATTTATGAAAGGGGAACATTCTCATGTGCCAAGTTGAATAAGTAATTGTGTAGTCACCTTTACTAAGGGCCTGCTTGTACAGTGAACTGTTTGGTGATGTTTCAGGATTTAAATACTgtaataaatgataaatggttcatgttttatgttgtagCTTATCTCGGGTTATTGACTTTCATCTTAATGTTGACACTTCCAAGGAATTAGAGTTTAGTTTTCAGTATCTCAACATACTCAAACACCGCAGAGACATTTATGGGAAGATGTTTAATGTTGTAaataactgaatgaaaaacGGGTTATATAGAGAAATGGATGTGCATAGTACTTATTGATTGAAGACCATATGTACAGAACATGTGGTCTGCTTAGACAAAAGATGTTAAAGTTATTGTACAATGTGCATATTACACTATAATACAGTTTTTTGTATGGTAAGGCTATAGGAGACAATAATATTTCACAATCATTTCTCCAGATCTGTCTCCTTATTGCAGCATTTCAATAATATGAACTTCAGTGTCAAAGATCCTGATCATTTTTGTTTgtaaagagaagacaaagagtcATCTCAAAGTTAAATATGGTTTTAGGATCAGGTTGAAGACTACAAACAGGACTTAATGCTGTCTGAAGAAGTACTTGCAGGGCAAGTCATGTAGGTTCTGTAGCTTTTGGCAGTTTGCTATGCACTGCAACCGACTGAATGCCAAATTAACAAAATATTGTTACTGTGTAGAGCACTAAATAATTAGTAAACACTAATATATACGTGCGAACAATGCCAGCTGTCCAGACATATAACCAGTAAAATGGCGGAAATAATACAGGGAACACTTTGCCCTTACTTTGGCCTTTCAGGCAGCATTTTAACTCTACACGTTCAGGTAGCACGCCTTATTTAACATTAGCAGGCAAATAGCTGCAATTACCTGTGACCCCAGAAAGCCCCAACCGGAGTGGTGACCCAAAACGTAATCTTTTGTAATGTCAACCAAAACAGAACTTGTAGGGCCGACCAAACAAACGAAGAACTCAAGAACAAGCGCTTCTGGCTGCCTGTGAGGCAAATTCGGGGCAAAAGCGCCGgaattcccataatgcaccgTGTTATTCACAATGCATCTTGGGACAAAGAAGCTGCCGTTGTAGCGTAATGAAAAGTCTTCAGACGTGAGATGAATTTTCTTGGCCGCAATTTGTCAAACATCATTTTGAAGAACTACTACTTATTATAAACGTCGATTACAAACTACTCTGgtgagttactgcacattcAGACGGGAACCTGAAATAATCTCACAGCGGCGCTTTGGCGTAGTAGTTTTTTGACATAATTGCAAACCCAGGTTAACCTACGCCTGTTTGCTAACGTTAGTCGGGCTCCATGTTGTGGCTTACAAGCATTTGGTGTGCTTTTTGCGCCTATTGAAATCTTCATAAGTAATGTGACTGCAGGGAACTGTTCTGTTTTTGAGAATGTTAACTGAAAATACAACCGACTGTTTGGTATATTTGTTTTCTAGAGGCCGTGTGTGTGCAGTAGGGAGAAATGGGAGCTGATAAAAGGTGAGTAACTTAACTCTGAGCAGTAACGCCGCTCGCTATGGTAGGTGTGTTAACTATGATGGCAATGTTATTTTAAGGTTAATGTAAGTTCAAGTGTCTGTTTCGCCCTCAGAGGGGGAAGAACTTCACGCTAACGTTAAATGACACGTAGAACGCCTGTCTGTAACGCACCGTTACATTAACGTTAACCTGTTAGCATTACATAGCGTTAATTAATGTAAAGATAACTTTTCTATTGTTGAAGCCAGGGTCATTTCAGTAAACACTTGTGTaattaatgtatttgtgtagCCTAACGTTGTCATTTAATCTCAGTCATTACAGCCAAAAACAATCACTGAATTGTAGTAATGGTGTTCAATATTTTCCTTTAATGTCTTAAGAAATCTTACAGGTACTGGTAGTTAGTTATATCTACTGCCTCAATAGCAGgcaaaactttcagttcagctgaaaaatGGCTCCTCTTCATAATGTAAGGGTGATTTTCTGTTATTCCTTTCTCTCGTAATTTCATCAAAACTTGCCCAGGAAGTACTCTCCTTCATCTCgtccactgcagttttcacttctgGCCCTCTGTCTGATTttaacgtcacgtgactgcagCCATCTATTCAATGCCACTTATTAAAGAAACTGGGTGTCCGGTGTGGCATTTCCACTGAAAATGACCCATTGAATTTTAGACGCAAAATGTGAAACAATATTGAATTGACAAGACACAGGAAAAGTCAAAATGTAACAGAGTAACAGAACGATTGCACCTACATGTGTAGCTAATTATTGTAGCTTCTTATCACATACCCACACATGGTAACAGCTCAGGGCTGTTTAAtgtagggctgcagctaatgattattgcCATTGTCACTTCacctgttgattattttcttaatgttGATCATTGTTTCTCTAATCCCAagatgatgtcttcaaatgtcttgtttggtCCATAGAATTAGTCGCACAGAACGTAGTGGGCGGTACGGCTCTGACCAGCCCCGTGATGAACCAGAATGGCGTGACAGACGAGAGAGGGACCAGGACCGCGATCACAACATGCGCCGCTGGAACGACGAAAGACGTAATGATCGTTTTGAAGGAGATCGTCGAGGATCAAGAGATAGTCCAGAGGTAGCCATTCCAATATTTGGTGCCTTTCAATGGTTTTTGTAATGATTTGGTGAAAATACTTTGTTGTTTGATGAAATCCACAGTTAATTGATGCACTGATCTGCTTGTtttaaagcaaagagaaagGAAACGACGCAACAGTGATAGGTCAGAAGATGGTTATCACTCCGATGGCGACTACCCAGAGCAGGATTACAGAAGGGAGCctggggaggagaagaagagcaagACCATCATGCTCTGGGGTCTGTCTCCTCATGTCAGTGAGGACGATGTAAGTGTTAAGTTTTCTCCTGCAGTTAGTCAACCTTTTTTGTGTGTAGCTCTGTTTTATATGTGTGCACCACTGATTCTGtaagatgaaaatgatgataTTTAAGCACCATCTGCATTTTGTTATTCAGATTCGTTTTGCCATAGACCAATTGGAGGGACCGCAGCCAGTGGATGTCAGgctgatgaaaaagaaaacaggtgaGAACCGGATATGTGGCGGACCCTGACCTCCCCCCAGTCTTTGACCATAGGGCCAATCTGCTTCCATTCAGACCTGTTTTCCCATAGCAACTAGAAGAAAATTGAGTCGAATGACCTGAAAAAGGATTTAACATGTTAATTTAAGACTTatcattttcagttcattgtGGATCCTTTGAAGGTAAGTAAGAGCAGCAGTAACAATTTTCAGAAATTCAATTTGGCGTACACACTTTGCTGTTAAGTGTGGTTCAGACAGTGGTATTCAACAGGTTTTCTTGCTATGGTAAAACTCCTAAGGAGTGGCCTATAGTGTACCAAACACGGCCTGGATCGTGAAGCAGTTTGTGGAAGAGTTTGAATAATATGCCCATGGACTCTTAACTAACACGCCTCCCGTCTATATTTGAATGCTGTCTCTAGGTATAAGCCGTGGTTTCGCCTTCGTGGACTTTTATCACTTGCAAGATGCTACCCGATGGATGGAGACCAATCAGGTTGCTTCACAATCGCCAAGTCTAGTTTTAATCTTGGGGATCTGGAAAAATAACCCAAATGGCAACCAAAGTGCATTGAATAAGTAGTGTGGAAAGTGTGTAGAtcttttggggaaaaaaaaaactcatggATTGTATGCCACAGAGCAAAAAGATTTGATTTGTATATTACTAGAGATGATCATTCATGTTATTTATCTTCATGTTTTAGTTAATTGTACTGGCAGCAGTATTaaatctgcaggtttgacttGTATTGTGAGATCATCTCCTTAAGGACTGTGCATTAAAGATAATGAACACACTATCTTTATCCTGCTGATAGAGGCATTATCAGTGATGTTTCAGGGTGGAATGAAAGCTCagacttatttttttttaagcctaCCCCAAAAAATTTTTAATCTCCCCTTttcttttcgtttttttttctttgttttaaagcagGCACAAGTGTCTGTTAGGGTTGTTAGGGCACATTGTAcactctgctccagctcagcctGGGCACTCGGGTCCCAAACACCTAAAGAACCCTCCATACATCATGCTCACACATACATCATGTGCCTGTCTTGTCTTTAACACAAAGGCTATCTGTTGGGGGTCCCTCTCCCCCATCTCTCCCTTCCAACACTGCTTACTCTTTTAATGAGATCAGTGCTTGCCAGGACTACTTGACTGATTTTTGTCGTCCTCTTTCAGAAACGTCTGACCATCCAAGGCAAAAGCGTGGACATGCACTACAGTCACCCCAGGAACAAGTATGAAGACTGGCTCTGCAACACTGTAAGTTAATCATCTGTCTTGGTCTCATGGCCACATTATCCAAACGATGCTACTTCAGAAcacctcacatacacacacatataggccAATAAGTGTATCTGATAGGCTTATAAGTTAAAATGTGTTGCAGTCCTGCTAGCGTAATTTTGTGGTACACCTACATTTGGATAAGCGCTAAAGGTTAGGTTGTGTCTCAGGTAAGTATGGTATGCCAATATAGATTGCCTGTTTTCTGAGGCAGCACTGTTCAGGGCTTCAGTAGGTGtataataaaaatgatgtgaACGGTTACTTGCAGTGTGGCCTGTACAATTTCCGGAGGAGGCTGAAGTGCTTCAGGTGTGGAGCAGCCAAAGCTGGTAAGTAGTAAAATCAACAAGAGGCCACTGACTGCGGACATCCGGGCAGCCTGGGTCAGCAGTGCTGGGTTGCAACGCaaagtttgtgttgtgttgttgtcacTCAGATGTCAGATATAGGCTAAGTGCATAGATGGGAAAcagcatgcatttttttttccttgctaCCTCACAATACAACATGGGGACAAACCAGCATACACGATGGAGTTAATGAAACCGGCTGTGAAATAAGCCGTTTGGTATTGTAAAACACGGACTCATTTTTAGCACATCTTATCACTTAATACCTCATTTCCAGTTCTTTGATTAAAAGAGCTGTTCTGAAGGTTATGTTAATGCACCTCTTACTTCTGTCATTCTCtcaacagaaagtgaaactaGCAACAATACTGGAGCCTCCGAAACTCAACCCAGTGGAGATTTCTATGGCGACAGTAAGGACTTTTTAACAGATGCTCTGTCTCACAGTACAAATACCCCTACTCGTGCTAGGTTGTCCTTACATATAGACTTTTGTCCCGTACAGCAATCATCCTGAGAAATATTGCTCCTCTGACCACCGTGGAAGCAATCATGACAGCCCTGGCACCATATGCTAATCTTTCATCAAACAACATTCGCCTCATCAAGGACAAGCAGACGGGCCAGAACAGAGGCTTTGCCTTTGTAcagctgtcctctcctctggtAAAACATTCTTCAACATAAACAGATGAGCAGTGTCACAATTTACTGTTTCAGCATCATAATTTACTGCTGTAACAACCATCTGCTTCTCAGTGCCTCTATTTGGCTTTTCTACTGATATCACTACTTACCTGTCTCAATAAAGTAATATCCCTCCTTTTCACAGGAGGCCTCTCAGCTGCTAACCATCTTACAGGGACTGCAGCCACCTTTGAAACTGGATGGAAAAACAATCGGGGTGGATTATGCCAAGAGTGCTAGAAAGTGAGTGTAATGGTGTGATTTGTGCCTTGGTTTTGTAATGGATGAGAAGTTTTACCTACATCTATATTtgtaactttttattctctttgaAAACACCTAGAAGTGGGAATTAACTTGTTGGCATTTTTTGCCCTTTGTCTGTTTTAGGGACCTTTTGCTACCTGATGGGAATCGAGTCAGTGCCTTCTCTGTGGCCAGCACGGCCATTGCTGCGGCCCAGTGGTCCTCAAGTCAGGTAAGTCCGTTAACTGTCaacatcctgtttgtttatCGTCTCCCATTGTGGATACAACAGGCTCATAACCCACGCTTTAccttttcagccacagcagagctCAGAGGGAATGTCAGAGTACAGCTACCTACAAGAGGGCTACACTCCAATGTCACAGGTTAGTAGAACAAATGAAGCGAATATTTTAACAAATGGCTTCAAACCAaatatatttcatatatatTTCTAAAGATGCCTTCAAGATGCCATGGCTCTCTAGTAACATCTAGTGGCAGCTTTAGGAGACTACAACACAGACAACACGTCATCAGAGAAATAATTGTCCAGAAATTCTGTGTACTGGTTTTGATTCAGTGTAAGCTTAGCATTGTCTCACTGATGGTAGCACTTATAGATAAGACATGTGGCTGCACCTGTATGTCATAACATGTATTCAATATTGATATATGTTAGCAGTTTTACACTGGAAAATATCTACTCCTCCTTAGGTGGCAGTTCATCACCACTGAAGCTCAGAAatcaatatttcagtgttttttccaaCAGGACTACCAGATGTATTACCCGCAAGGAGCAGGAGCCAGCACCTCTCAGGGAAATGGCATTCTAGGAGGTATGAGATGCTTTCACACTTTACAGATTTTGGCGCACCCACCGACCATTTATTGTGTCTCATTAAAATGAGATAGTTGCACTTAGTATTTAGTAAAAAGAAGTGACTTCTATGTGATGATGGGCAGCTAAAATCTAACATTTGTTCATACTGAGTTTAGCAATAGTAACCTAAATAAATCCTGCTGTTAAAAGCAACAAGCACAAAGATCTCATGCTAGATTCTATAAATTGGAATAGTTTGACTTTGTTTGTACAGTGATGTGCGTTTTGTCGGAAAAATTGTCACAGAGCTTTCCTTTTCCAATTGCAGCTGCCCCGGGTGTAAAGATCGTTCCAACTGCAGCTGGAGTAGTGATATCACAGACTCCACAAGTCTATCAACCCCATATAATCGTGCAGCCCGCTGTTCAGGTAACATACAcgtttttgttatttctgtaaTTGCACTTAAGTACCATTAGTCAAATGCTTTGTGTAACAATCTCTACATAACCATCCCATTGATTTCAGGCGTTACCACTTGCCCAGCAATTGGAGGCAAAACCCCAGACAGGACATCTTTCAGGCATTGAAGCTGCATCTGTGCCTGTTGCTCCTGTAGCTGCTGCCACTGTTACTGCTGCCAGCACATTAATAGCCTCAGGACAGACAGCTGACACCAACACTGGTATGAGCACACAAGATCCTCAAAACCTGTCCTGTTGGAGTGTGATGTGCACAAAGAGAAAATCCTCTTGAGGTCACTGTCATGCACGTTATATTCTGACGTTTGCTTCGTGAACATTGTGCCTCGGATCGCTTTGTTTAATATTTGATTATTGCATGAGAAGTTCTCCAAACACGTTTGTTTTGTCCCAGTTGTAGCGTACAAGTCCTctggatttttgttttggaaagcTATATTAATGACCACAAATGTTGGACTTACAAGGCAGCTGTTTCATAACTCTTAAAACAAGTCATCGttaatgattttatgttttgtaaTTGACAGCTGCTCCTGACACGTCCTCCTATCAGTATGATGAATCCTCTGGTTACTATTACGATCCTCAAACTGGCCTCTACTATGACCCTAACAGCCATGTAAGTAGTGCACATCCACCACATGAGTCAGTGGGTTTTCTGTCATGTCGGTGAGAGTCGCAGGAGTTGACATTGTTTTTGACAATGTCTTTTCAGTATTACTACAACTCTCAGACTCAGCAGTATCTGTACTGGGACAGTGAGAAGCAGACTTACGTGCCTGCCTCAAACGACACAAATGCTGGACAAAACgagaacacagcagcagcagcaggcagcaaaGAATCGAAAGAGGgcaaggagaagaaggaaaagccCAAAAGCAAGACTGCTCAGCAGGTACTGTAATATGAATTCTACATCAgcacatgtctgtttttcagcttcCATCTGTTCTAGATGTTGTTCATTTGTTAGATTTTAACTTtgtttaaatctgtttttattctcaCAGATTGCTAAAGACATGGAACGGTGGGCTAAAACTCTAAACAAGCAGAAAGAGAACTTCAAGAGCAGCTTTCAGCCTATTAGtcaagaagagaggaaggaggccGCAGCTGCTGATGCTGGCTACATACTGTTTGAAAAGAAGGTAAGTCAGCGGGATTCAGTATCTGGAAAAGTTCTGAGACCGTATGAATGTGTCAGCTTAGACTTTAATGCCTTAAAtgcattgattgatttttatttatgtttgcaGCAGGCAGGAGGTCTAGACAGACTTATGCCAGAGATGCCAAGGTGCCTTGAGGAGGAGCCACCAACCAGCTCAGTCAGCACTTCCAAGGTGAGTGTTTTCTCTGCGGCATTATAGCAACTATTGTCAAAACAATCTTAATCCCGTTGTAAATATATGTTCTAAGTTATATTGAGGAGTTATTTATGTTCGTATTTACACCTGTCTCTGTTCATCCATGGTGTGGTTAGTGTGGCCTTGTGGCAGCCTACAGTGGAGACAGTGATCCTGAGGAGGGGGTAGTGGAGCCCGATGGTGGTGACATAGGGTTGGACAAGCTGACAGACTGGTCAAAGTTGGCCTGCTTGCTGTGTAGGAGACAGTTTCCCAACAAAGAGGCTCTAGTTCGACATCAGCAACTCTCTGACCTCCACAAGGTAACATTCAGGCCTAAATAATGAAAGTCCAAAGTGTTGGTCAGGAAAGCAATAAGACCATTAAATCTTTGAGgtaatcattttgtctctggtTCTTTCTTAGAAAAACCTGGAGGTTCTCCGCAGGTCCAAGATGACTGAAGCAGAGCTggaagagctggagagaaaagagacagaggttTGTCGCAGTCCAGAATCACCCAGCTGCTCTTTTTGTTCCCCCAGTTAATGTGACTGCATCTACAAgtccaaaatgtttttattcttctgGCAAATAGATGAAATATAGAGACAGGGCAGCCGAGAGGCGAGAAAAATACGGCATCCCTGAACCACCAGCgcccaaaaagaagaaatttagcCAACCAACACCAGCCGTGTGAGTAACATCAACAGATATGTGTAAAATGCCATGTTCCAGTCAAGGTGATGATCGAGTtgttcttttgtgtgtttttagctcTGTATAAATTATTAAAATGCCCAAAACATTTTCCTGTGCAGTAACTACGAACAGCCCACCAAAGACGGCCTGAACAGTGACAATATTGGGAACAAAATGCTGCAGGCCATGGGCTGGAAGGAGGGCAAAGGACTGGGTCGCAACCAGCAGGGCATCACTACACCCATTGAGGTATCTACAAAAATTGTATTCAGCACCCACCAGCATCAATAACTGTATATATCTCTGAAAAGAATTGAGGTTTGTGGGTTTCCTCCTCAGGCACAGCTGAGAACAAAGGGAGCTGGACTTGGCACGAAAGGCACCAACTACACCCTCTCTGCTTCAGACACGTACAAAGACGCAGTCCGCAAAGCCATGTTTGCTCGCTTCACCGAATTGGAATGAGTAGTTAGTCGAGCGGCaaagattaattgattagtaaTTAATTGCCAAggattttgataattgattattCGTTTCAGTCATTATTCAGGCAAAAATGTGGAGCATTTGTTGCTTCCAGTTTCTTAAATGGAAGgatttgctgcctttctttATCATTTATGATGGcaaatgaagagtctttgggtttttttgacattttagagGCTAAATGATTAATCATGAAAATGATTGGCAGATTAATTGCtaatcaaatgaaatgtgaattGGCTTGGAAACAAAAGAGGTTCTCCTCTAATGATTTTGATGATTACGTCTGTTGCCCCAGTGGTTAAACAGACAATAGATAACTTGTAAAGGAGGTGTGTTAAGATGGTGAATGATATTATTTATAAATTGTACATAGGCACAGTAAGTATACTTCCCTTGTTTACATATTTCTTCCATGtgtatggcttttttttttgtgtctccGCATGTTTAAAAGATTGTACAGTTTATACAAAAAtcttgtctgtctgtacagaaaataaatgacatgaTATGATTCATGATGGTCG includes the following:
- the brk1 gene encoding putative protein BRICK1, whose translation is MAGQEDPVQREIHQDWANREYIEVITSSIKKIADFLNSFDMSCRSRLATLNEKLTALERRIEYIEARVTKGETLT
- the rbm5 gene encoding RNA-binding protein 5 isoform X1; this translates as MGADKRISRTERSGRYGSDQPRDEPEWRDRRERDQDRDHNMRRWNDERRNDRFEGDRRGSRDSPEQRERKRRNSDRSEDGYHSDGDYPEQDYRREPGEEKKSKTIMLWGLSPHVSEDDIRFAIDQLEGPQPVDVRLMKKKTGISRGFAFVDFYHLQDATRWMETNQKRLTIQGKSVDMHYSHPRNKYEDWLCNTCGLYNFRRRLKCFRCGAAKAESETSNNTGASETQPSGDFYGDTIILRNIAPLTTVEAIMTALAPYANLSSNNIRLIKDKQTGQNRGFAFVQLSSPLEASQLLTILQGLQPPLKLDGKTIGVDYAKSARKDLLLPDGNRVSAFSVASTAIAAAQWSSSQPQQSSEGMSEYSYLQEGYTPMSQDYQMYYPQGAGASTSQGNGILGAAPGVKIVPTAAGVVISQTPQVYQPHIIVQPAVQALPLAQQLEAKPQTGHLSGIEAASVPVAPVAAATVTAASTLIASGQTADTNTAAPDTSSYQYDESSGYYYDPQTGLYYDPNSHYYYNSQTQQYLYWDSEKQTYVPASNDTNAGQNENTAAAAGSKESKEGKEKKEKPKSKTAQQIAKDMERWAKTLNKQKENFKSSFQPISQEERKEAAAADAGYILFEKKQAGGLDRLMPEMPRCLEEEPPTSSVSTSKCGLVAAYSGDSDPEEGVVEPDGGDIGLDKLTDWSKLACLLCRRQFPNKEALVRHQQLSDLHKKNLEVLRRSKMTEAELEELERKETEMKYRDRAAERREKYGIPEPPAPKKKKFSQPTPAVNYEQPTKDGLNSDNIGNKMLQAMGWKEGKGLGRNQQGITTPIEAQLRTKGAGLGTKGTNYTLSASDTYKDAVRKAMFARFTELE
- the rbm5 gene encoding RNA-binding protein 5 isoform X2, producing MGADKRISRTERSGRYGSDQPRDEPEWRDRRERDQDRDHNMRRWNDERRNDRFEGDRRGSRDSPEQRERKRRNSDRSEDGYHSDGDYPEQDYRREPGEEKKSKTIMLWGLSPHVSEDDIRFAIDQLEGPQPVDVRLMKKKTGISRGFAFVDFYHLQDATRWMETNQKRLTIQGKSVDMHYSHPRNKYEDWLCNTCGLYNFRRRLKCFRCGAAKAESETSNNTGASETQPSGDFYGDTIILRNIAPLTTVEAIMTALAPYANLSSNNIRLIKDKQTGQNRGFAFVQLSSPLEASQLLTILQGLQPPLKLDGKTIGVDYAKSARKDLLLPDGNRVSAFSVASTAIAAAQWSSSQPQQSSEGMSEYSYLQEGYTPMSQDYQMYYPQGAGASTSQGNGILGAAPGVKIVPTAAGVVISQTPQVYQPHIIVQPAVQALPLAQQLEAKPQTGHLSGIEAASVPVAPVAAATVTAASTLIASGQTADTNTAAPDTSSYQYDESSGYYYDPQTGLYYDPNSHYYYNSQTQQYLYWDSEKQTYVPASNDTNAGQNENTAAAAGSKESKEGKEKKEKPKSKTAQQIAKDMERWAKTLNKQKENFKSSFQPISQEERKEAAAADAGYILFEKKAGGLDRLMPEMPRCLEEEPPTSSVSTSKCGLVAAYSGDSDPEEGVVEPDGGDIGLDKLTDWSKLACLLCRRQFPNKEALVRHQQLSDLHKKNLEVLRRSKMTEAELEELERKETEMKYRDRAAERREKYGIPEPPAPKKKKFSQPTPAVNYEQPTKDGLNSDNIGNKMLQAMGWKEGKGLGRNQQGITTPIEAQLRTKGAGLGTKGTNYTLSASDTYKDAVRKAMFARFTELE